The sequence CACTGCGTCGCGCTCGCCGCCGTAGCGCTCCACCAGCATCGCCAGTTCAAGGCGTTCCGAGACATCGAGGTCTTCTTCGGTTTCCAGGCGCGCGATCCGTTCCATCGCCCGGCTGACTTCCCAATGGCGACGGCGCCAGCTACGCCGTTCCGCGTCCCACCACTGGCGGTCCAGCGCCGCGGTCAGGCGCGGCAGCGCGGTGGCAAAGAAGCGCCGCGCCGCGTTGTCGCTTCCCTGCCCCGCTTCTGCGGCCTGCAGGCCCAGTGCGCGGATGCGCGCCTGCAGGCTCGGATGCGTGGAGAGCGCGTCCTCATCGTCCTCGTCGCACATGTCGTCGAGTTCATCGACCAGGGCGGCGCGATCGAAGCCGACCCGCAAGGCGGAGGCCATGTTGCGGTACGGCAGGATGCTCGGGCGCTTGACGCGATCAGCCTGCGCATAGACCTTGCGCCAGTAGTCGTCGGCGAGGAAACGCTGCTTCATCGCGACCTCGGCCAGCGCTTCGCCAAGACGGCGCGAGCCCACGACCTCGGCCGCCGCCGCGTCCGCCTCCAGTTCGTCCAGATGCGAGAGCACCAGCGATTCAGCGCAATAGACGGGCGATTCGTGCGCGGACAGCCAGGCGAGCAAGGGACGCATGCCCGAGGGCACGGTCTCCATGTTCTCCAGCACCTGGTGCCAATAGGCGCGCAGATGACAGCCCCAGCCGCCCAGCGCGACCCGCTGGCGACCGAGGTGGCCGAACTCATGCGCGATCACCGCGGTGAACTGGCGCGGCGAAAGTGCAAAGGCGAGCGGCAGGCCCAGCACTAGCGTGTTGCGCAGGCGGAAGAAGTAACCCAGGGTCGGCCGCTGGGTGATCGCGGCGTTGAGCTCGCCGGTCACCCGGACCTCGTGAATGGACGGCGTACCGAAACGGCGCGCCATGCGATCGAGCAGCGCGAAAAGGCGCGGCGCCTCGCAGCGCTCCAGGCGCATGCCCTCGGGCGCCGGAAAGCGCGCCTTGAGCACCCGCACGAGGCTCAGGAAACACCACAGCGCGGGCAGGACCGCCAGCATGCGCAGGAGCGAGGCAAACAGGTCGGCGCGCAGATCGCCGTCGAAGGCGGGCGCCAGCGCCCAACCCACCATCAGCACAGCGGCAGCGGCCAACAGAAACAGGGCCGCGACGCCGCAGAATGCCCGCCAGGTGACCCGGATCCGGAACCAGCGCGGATGTTTCAAGGCACGCTGCCGTGCAATCTCGAAACGGGTCTCGAAGTCGGATCTCAGCATCCCCGAAGTCTCGCCTGTACCCCACCCTTGTTACAAGGCAGTCCGCGGCAGTTTCCGACGATTGGTTTGGTTCGCGCCCCGGACGATCTAAAGGCGGGCGGCGACGAAAATCGTGTCCTCGCCGTCGGCAACCGCGCGCAGCGGAAAACCCAGGGCGCGCCCGAGCGGATCGGCCTGCGCCAGGCTCTCGCGTGACCCGCACTCCCACGCGCCCTCGCCTTGCAGCATGAGCAGCCGGTTAGCCCAGGACAGCGCGAGGTTGAGGTCGTGGATCACCATGATCACGCCCGCACCCGCCTCGGCGAGCGTGCGGAAATGCGCCAGCACGCGCACCTGGCTGGCCAGGTCCAGATGCGTCAGCGGCTCGTCGAGCAGATAGGCGCGCGGCGTCTGTGCCAGCACGGCGGCCAGCGCGACGCGCTGGCGTTCGCCACCGGAGAGCATCTGGACATTGCGCGCCTCGAAACCGGTGAGCGCCATTGCGGCCAGTGCTTCCCGCGCACACGCCTGCTCCGCGACGCCCTCCCAGTCAAAGCGGCCCAGCCAGGGATGGCGGCCGGTCAGCACCGCGTCGAGCACGCTGCCGGCGAAGGGATCTTCGGGATGCTGGGAAAGCCAGGCCCGCACGCATGCCAGCTCGCGCGCTGGCCAGGTCTGCAGCGGCCGGTCCAGGTAGTGCACCGCGCCGGCCTCGTGCGGATGCAATCCGGCCAGCGCGGCAAGCAGGGTGCTCTTGCCGACGCCGTTACGCCCCAGCACGGCCACGCGGTCTCCGGCGCGCAAGCTGAAGTCCAGCGCCCTGACGGCGTGCACCGCGCCGACGCGGACGCTGAGCGCGCGGGCTTCCAGCAGGGGTTCGCTCATCGCGCCTGGCGCCCCAGCAACCAGAGGAAGACCGGCACGCCGATCAAGGCGGTCAGCACGCCGACCGGAAGCTGCAGCGGCGTCGCCACGGTGCGCGCCAGGGTATCGGCCGCGAGCAGCAGCACGCCTCCGGCCAGGGCCGCGGCGGGCAGCAGCAAGCGCTGGTCGTTGCCGATGGCAAGACGCAGCAGATGCGGAACGACCAGGCCGACAAAGCCCACGCTGCCCACCGTGCTGACCGAGACGGCGGTCAAGAGCGAAGCCAGCACGAAGATGAAGCGGCGCAGCCGCGCGGTGTTCACACCCAGGGCCTGCGCCGGGCGTTCGCCGCGGGCGAAGAGATTGAGTTCGCGCGCAAAGGGGAGGCAGGCCGCCAGGCCCAGCAGCAGCACGCCGAGCGCGAGATAGGGGCGGGTCGCGCCGCTGGCGTCGCCCATCAACCAGAAGAGCATGCCGCGCAGGGCGCGATCCGGCGCCAGCGCCAGCATCAGCGTCACACCCGCGCTGCCGCCCGCCGCGACGACGACGCCGGTGAGCAGGAGACGGGTCGGCGTCCAGGCCCCGGCGCCACGCGCGAGGCCGAAGACCAGACACATCGCCGCAAAGGCGCCGGCAAAGGCCGCGAGATCGGGCCAGGGCGAGGCGAGCCCGAGGAAGAGGCAGGCCAGGGCCGCCAGGGCGGCGCCGCCGGAGACGCCCAACACGTAGGGATCGGCAAGGGGGTTACGCAGCAGGACCTGCATCAGGGCACCGGCCAGCGCCAGCAGGCCGCCGCAGGAGAAGGCCGCGAGAGCCCGCGGCCAACGCAGCTCGCGCACCACCGCGGCCGCCATGTCCTCGCCGCCGGTCAACGCCTGCCAGAACGTGGCAGGCCCCGCTTGCACCTCGCCCGCGCCCAGCGCCCAGGCGAGCACCAGGAGCGCGAGGAGGGCAAGGGCACAGAGCAGGACCAGGGCGCGGCTGCGCGGCATGGGCGGCGGCATGAAAACTGTCGAAGCCATGATTCTCACCCAGCCGCTCGCCGCGACACTCAGCGCGTGCTCACGCGCACGCCGGCAAACACGCTCACGCCGGGCGTGCCATAACCGGCCACCTTCTCGTACTGCTTGTCGAAAAGGTTGTCGACCCGGGCCTCGAGCTGCGCCTCTCGCGTGAATTTCCACTGCGCGAAGAGGTTAACCTGGCCGTAGCCGCCCATCGGGCTCAGGTTGGCCGGATCGTCGTAGCGCTTGCCCACGGCCTGCAGTTCGGCCCCGGCACGCCAGGCCTCCACCCCGTAGCTGCCGCTCAGCATGCCCTGCCATTTGGCGCGATGGGCCAGTTGCTTGTCGGTGTCGCCATCGCGGGCGTCCAGCCAGTCGAGGCTGCCGTTGAGCTCCCAGCCAGACCATTCACCGCGCGCGGTGAGCGTGACGCCGTCGATCTCGGCCCGCGCGATGTTCTGCGGCAGGAAATTCTGGTCGAGCGCGATCATGTCCTTGATGCGGGTACGGTAGTAGGTGAGCGAGGCGCCCATCGACTGGCCGTCCCAGTTGAGCGCGGCATCGGCGCTACGACCGCGCTCGGGCTGCAGGTCCGGGTTGCTGAAGAAGGGGTAGTACAGGTCGTTGAAGGTCGGCGCGCGGAAGCTGTTGCCGGCCGACAGGCGTGCCCGCCACTGCGGCAGGAAGTGCCAGGCCCAGGCCGCGGTGCCACTGGTGTGGCCGCCGTAGTCGTCGCTGTCGTCATAGCGCAGGTTCAGTTGCACGTCGTGCTCGCCGAAGCCTTTGCCCCAACCGCCGAAGGCCGTGCGCGTGGTCCGCTCCGGTTCGCCGTAGGCGTCCACCTCTACCTCCGCGCGCTGGCGCAGCCACTCCGCGCCTAGCATGAATTTGCCCGCCGCTTCCGCCTTGATGTCGTTCTGCCAGGACACCTGGTCCTGCGTGGTCTTGAAGGTCTGGCCGGTCGGCGCCCAGGGCGCGTAGTCGCGGTAGTTGTCGACCGAGCGGCCGCTGCGCAGGGTGCTGCGCCAGGCGCTGGTGAACTGGTCGCGCAGGGTCAGGCCATAGTTCTCGGCCCGCGAGTCGGCATAGGCGTCGTAGCCCGGACCGGGCGCAAAGGTCAGCGGATCGGTCTCGCGCGCGTCGTAGTGCGAGCGCACCTGATTGCTCAGCGCATTCAGCTCGATCTCATGCCCCGGCACGAAGGCCCAGGCCACGCTGCCGTTGAAGCCGGCGTTGCGGTAGCCGTCCTTGTCCGGGTCGTAGTTGTAGGGTTGCTTCAGCTCGCTGTTGGTGGCGGAGAAACTGTCGCTGGTGTTGTAGGCCGCCTGCAGGTTGAAACGCAGGGCGCACTCGGAGCCGCTCGCGCCCACGCTGTAGTTCTGGGTGTTGTAGCGGCCGATGCCCGCGAAACCATCGAACACGACCGGGCCTTCGCCGCGCCGGGTGAAGATCTGCACCACGCCGCCGACCGCGTCGGAGCCGTAGAGGGCCGAGGCCGGGCCGCGCAGGATCTCGATGTGGTCGATCTGGTCGAGGCTCAGGTTCTGCAGCGAAGCACCGCCCGCGGTGGCCGAGCCAAAGCGCTGGCCGTCGATCAGCACCAAGGACTGCGCGTTGGAGGCGCCGCGGATGTAGAGCGCGCTATTGGTGCCGGGCCCGCCGTTCATGGTGGTCTGCACACCGGGTTGGCGCGCCAGCAGTTGCAGCACGGTAGACGCGCCGGCGCGCTCGATCTCTTCGCGTGAGACGACGGTCACGTCCGCCAGCGTTTCGGAGACCCGTTCGGTCTGCCGGGTGGCGGTGACGATCACCGGATCAAGTTCGGTTTCGGTAGGAGTGACTGCGAACGCGCCGGTGGGGACGGCGGAGAACGCCGCCAGGACGGCAGCGGCAATGGGTTTCATGTGAAGCGGCTCCAATGAGCCCGGTCTGCGACCCCGCGGACCGGACATTGCAATCGGACCGGTCACGGCGTGCAGGGGAAGCGCGGAACGCCAGGCGGGCGTCCGATGCATCCGACCGTCACCCCGCGGCCCATCCATCCAGCGGACGCGCGCCTGTCGTGCACGGGCGGCGCATCACGAAGCCGAGTGGCCGGTATCCGGGCTTGCGAGCGGGCATGGATGCATGCCGGCCGCCTGCCGCCTTCCCGGGGGTCCTCTCCCAGTGGCGTATGACAAGACGGCTCTCGCCTACCGTTGCGGGGGCAGCACAGGCTTGGTCAGCCACGTTTGATCCGTGGCGCGGACGCACCTGTTTCCCGTTTAACCCCGGACAAGAAGTCGCGGGGCACCTCTCTGGCATAGTTCGGTTCCACACGCGGCGGAACCGGGGCCGGAGTCTAGCACCCGGCCGCCTCATGCAGGCGCGGGCGGCCGGCGGGCCACACACGGATTGATCGACAACAAGAGCGGAGTGTTCACGCCATGATCGAACTCGCATGATCGAACTCGTACTGGGAGGCGCCCGCTCGGGCAAGAGCCGCCACGCCAGCGAACGCGCCAACGCCAGCGGCCTGCCGGTGATCTATGTCGCCACGGCCCAAGGGCTGGACGAAGAGATGCGCGCGCGCATCGCCCAGCACAAGGCCGAGCGCCCGGCCGCCTGGAAGACCATCGAAGCACCGCTGGACCTGCCGCGGGCACTGGTCGCGCTGGTGCGGCCGGGGCGCTGCGTGCTGGTCGACTGCCTGACGCTCTGGCTCAGCAACGTGATGCTGGCCGCGGGGGAAGACACCGCGCGGCGCGATGCCGAGATCGACGCGCTGCTCGGCGCCCTGGCCCGCGTGCAGGGCCGCATCATCGTGGTCTCCAACGAGGTCGGCATGGGACTGGTGCCGGACACGCCACTGGGCCGCGCCTTCCGCGACGAGCAGGGGCGCCTGAACCAGAAGGTGGCCGCGCTGGCGCGCCGGGTCGTCTTCGTCGCGGCCGGCCTGCCCCTGCTGCTCAAGGAGTAGGCGCTGGCCCGCGTGCTAGCATCGCCGCCCCCCGCCTACAGCCTTCCAAAGCCAACCCGCATGCGCCTCGACATCCCCACCCTCGCCCACGACAAGACCGCCGCCCTGCAGGCCCGCATCGATGGAAAAACCAAGCCGCTCGGCGCGCTCGGCCGGATCGAGGCGCTTGCCTTGCAGCTGGGGCAGATCCAGGACAGCCTCACACCAGAGCTGCGCAATCCGCAGATCATCGTCTTCGCGGGTGACCACGGCGCGGCGCGCGCTGGCGTATCGGCCTATCCGCAGGAAGTCACCGCCCAGATGGTGGCAAACATGCGTGCCGGCGGCGCCGCGATCAACGTCTTTGCGCGCCAGGCGGGACTCAGCCTCACGGTCGTCGACGCTGGCGTGGCGCACGACATTCCCGAACCCACCCGGCCCGACGCAGGTGTGCGCTTCGTCGCTACTCCGATCGCGCGCGGTTCGGCCAACGCGCTCGAAGGCCCGGCCCTGCAGCCGGCGCAGGTGGCCGATGCGATGGCGCTCGGCGCCCGCCTGGTCGCGGAACTGGCCGAAGGCGGCTGCAACGCGCTGGGCCTGGGCGAGATGGGCATCGGCAACACCGCGGCGGCATCCCTGATCACCGCGGCGCTGACCGGGGCGGAACTGAATACGGTGGTCGGCCGCGGCACCGGCCTGGACGACGCCGGACTCGCGCGCAAACGCAGCCTCCTTGCGCAGGCCTGGGCGCGCGCCGGTGCGCCGTGCGAACCGCTCAATGCGCTGGCCGAATTCGGCGGCCTGGAGATCGCCGCCATGACCGGCGCCTTCCTCGAAGCCGCGCGCCGACGCATGGTGATCGTGGTCGACGGCTTCATCGTCACCAGCGCCC is a genomic window of Niveibacterium sp. SC-1 containing:
- a CDS encoding ABC transporter ATP-binding protein, with product MSEPLLEARALSVRVGAVHAVRALDFSLRAGDRVAVLGRNGVGKSTLLAALAGLHPHEAGAVHYLDRPLQTWPARELACVRAWLSQHPEDPFAGSVLDAVLTGRHPWLGRFDWEGVAEQACAREALAAMALTGFEARNVQMLSGGERQRVALAAVLAQTPRAYLLDEPLTHLDLASQVRVLAHFRTLAEAGAGVIMVIHDLNLALSWANRLLMLQGEGAWECGSRESLAQADPLGRALGFPLRAVADGEDTIFVAARL
- a CDS encoding M48 family metallopeptidase, translated to MLRSDFETRFEIARQRALKHPRWFRIRVTWRAFCGVAALFLLAAAAVLMVGWALAPAFDGDLRADLFASLLRMLAVLPALWCFLSLVRVLKARFPAPEGMRLERCEAPRLFALLDRMARRFGTPSIHEVRVTGELNAAITQRPTLGYFFRLRNTLVLGLPLAFALSPRQFTAVIAHEFGHLGRQRVALGGWGCHLRAYWHQVLENMETVPSGMRPLLAWLSAHESPVYCAESLVLSHLDELEADAAAAEVVGSRRLGEALAEVAMKQRFLADDYWRKVYAQADRVKRPSILPYRNMASALRVGFDRAALVDELDDMCDEDDEDALSTHPSLQARIRALGLQAAEAGQGSDNAARRFFATALPRLTAALDRQWWDAERRSWRRRHWEVSRAMERIARLETEEDLDVSERLELAMLVERYGGERDAVSVYAGVLPHAQARPDALLAMGRLLVSRGDPAGVAYLRQALDEDDAVGLQAAALLVEHCERVGNERGARRYRKRLARILRQAALVQDALDLPLNALRNLPPGLEMFELRALVRELRLHDEVSAAYVARRHCELAPSWRAYLMVLCVPPAYLPHAELLVQQIETSISLCGLWRVMIVAENGEDERAMQRVPGAKFYSRKRRPVELRPSA
- the cobU gene encoding bifunctional adenosylcobinamide kinase/adenosylcobinamide-phosphate guanylyltransferase, with product MIELVLGGARSGKSRHASERANASGLPVIYVATAQGLDEEMRARIAQHKAERPAAWKTIEAPLDLPRALVALVRPGRCVLVDCLTLWLSNVMLAAGEDTARRDAEIDALLGALARVQGRIIVVSNEVGMGLVPDTPLGRAFRDEQGRLNQKVAALARRVVFVAAGLPLLLKE
- the cobT gene encoding nicotinate-nucleotide--dimethylbenzimidazole phosphoribosyltransferase, with protein sequence MRLDIPTLAHDKTAALQARIDGKTKPLGALGRIEALALQLGQIQDSLTPELRNPQIIVFAGDHGAARAGVSAYPQEVTAQMVANMRAGGAAINVFARQAGLSLTVVDAGVAHDIPEPTRPDAGVRFVATPIARGSANALEGPALQPAQVADAMALGARLVAELAEGGCNALGLGEMGIGNTAAASLITAALTGAELNTVVGRGTGLDDAGLARKRSLLAQAWARAGAPCEPLNALAEFGGLEIAAMTGAFLEAARRRMVIVVDGFIVTSALLVAQALAPTVRDYCVFAHRSAEAGHAAQLAHLQAEPLLDLDLRLGEGSGAALAFPLLRSACAMLAEMASFESAGVSGRD
- a CDS encoding iron ABC transporter permease; this encodes MASTVFMPPPMPRSRALVLLCALALLALLVLAWALGAGEVQAGPATFWQALTGGEDMAAAVVRELRWPRALAAFSCGGLLALAGALMQVLLRNPLADPYVLGVSGGAALAALACLFLGLASPWPDLAAFAGAFAAMCLVFGLARGAGAWTPTRLLLTGVVVAAGGSAGVTLMLALAPDRALRGMLFWLMGDASGATRPYLALGVLLLGLAACLPFARELNLFARGERPAQALGVNTARLRRFIFVLASLLTAVSVSTVGSVGFVGLVVPHLLRLAIGNDQRLLLPAAALAGGVLLLAADTLARTVATPLQLPVGVLTALIGVPVFLWLLGRQAR
- a CDS encoding TonB-dependent receptor produces the protein MKPIAAAVLAAFSAVPTGAFAVTPTETELDPVIVTATRQTERVSETLADVTVVSREEIERAGASTVLQLLARQPGVQTTMNGGPGTNSALYIRGASNAQSLVLIDGQRFGSATAGGASLQNLSLDQIDHIEILRGPASALYGSDAVGGVVQIFTRRGEGPVVFDGFAGIGRYNTQNYSVGASGSECALRFNLQAAYNTSDSFSATNSELKQPYNYDPDKDGYRNAGFNGSVAWAFVPGHEIELNALSNQVRSHYDARETDPLTFAPGPGYDAYADSRAENYGLTLRDQFTSAWRSTLRSGRSVDNYRDYAPWAPTGQTFKTTQDQVSWQNDIKAEAAGKFMLGAEWLRQRAEVEVDAYGEPERTTRTAFGGWGKGFGEHDVQLNLRYDDSDDYGGHTSGTAAWAWHFLPQWRARLSAGNSFRAPTFNDLYYPFFSNPDLQPERGRSADAALNWDGQSMGASLTYYRTRIKDMIALDQNFLPQNIARAEIDGVTLTARGEWSGWELNGSLDWLDARDGDTDKQLAHRAKWQGMLSGSYGVEAWRAGAELQAVGKRYDDPANLSPMGGYGQVNLFAQWKFTREAQLEARVDNLFDKQYEKVAGYGTPGVSVFAGVRVSTR